A single region of the Brassica rapa cultivar Chiifu-401-42 chromosome A03, CAAS_Brap_v3.01, whole genome shotgun sequence genome encodes:
- the LOC103859176 gene encoding 60S ribosomal protein L29-2 — translation MAKSKNHTAHNQSAKAHKNGIKKPRRHRHTPTRGMDPKFLRNQRYARKHNVKSGENASVEG, via the exons ATGGCCAAGTCGAAGAATCACACAGCGCATAACCAGTCTGCTAAGGCACACAAGAACGGAATCAAGAAGCCTAGGAGACACCGTCACACTCCCACCAGAGGA ATGGACCCTAAGTTCTTGAGGAACCAGAGGTACGCGAGGAAGCACAACGTCAAGAGCGGAGAGAATGCTAGCGTTGAAGGATaa